In Catalinimonas alkaloidigena, the sequence GATGAATCGTGATGCCGGTTTCAGATTCCTGGCCAGCCACCACCGCCTCGTGTACGTGCATTCCCCACATGCCTTTGCCGCCAAAGCGGGGCAGCAGCGCCGGATGAATGTTCAAGATCCGATCGGGATAGGCTTCTATCAGGTAGGCGGGCACCAGCCATAGAAACCCGGCCAGCACTACCAGGTCGACTTTGTGCGCGCTGAGGGCTTGCAGGATTGTGTCGGTTTCCCGGAACGTCTTCCGGTCGAAGACGACCGTAGGCACCCCGAAGCGTTTGGCACGTTCGAGGGCGTAAGCATCGGGTCGGTTGGCCAGCAGCAGACTCACCCGAATGTCCGGATGGTTTTCGAAGTAAGCCATGATTTTCTCGGCATTGGAGCCGGAACCGGAACAAAAAAGCGCAAGATGAGTCATAAGAGAAAACGGATGCCCAAAAGTAGCATACCTGACCGAAACGAAGGGCGGCCGGGTGGCCCGGCAACATGCGCACAACTTTTCTCCTATCGACTCTCGTAAAAGCCCTACTGGCTGTTTATGGACGCATACATTCTTATTCTCTTTATTATTGGCGTCGCTGCCCTCAGCATGGCGTGGCTCCCACGCATCCTGCGCGACTCGCCCCTCTCCTACCCGATGGTCTACCTCCTGCTGGGTGCGGGCCTGTACGGATTGCCCTTCGACCTGCCCATTCCGCGGCTACGCGAAGAGTCCATTCTACACGTCACTGAGCTGAGCGTCATCATCACCCTGATGGGAACGGGCGCCAAGATCGACCGCGTGTTTTCGTTTCGGCAGTGGCAGGTCCCGTTCCGGCTGGTGTCCATCACCATGCTGCTGTGCATCGCCATTGTGGCGGTGATCGGGACCTATTGGCTGGGGCTCTCGCTGGCGGCGGCTGTCTTGCTGGGCGCTGTGCTGGCACCGACCGACCCGGTATTGGCCGACGATGTTCAGGTAGGCCCGCCCCAAGAAGGCGAAGAGGACGAGGTGCGGTTTAGCCTGACGGCCGAAGCTGGCTTGAACGACGGCACGGCCTTCCCGTTTACGTGGCTCGCGGTGCTGCTGGCCGGGGCGGGCAGTGCGGCGGCCATGGACTGGGGCGAGTGGGCGGCACGCGATCTGTTGTACCGCATTGTGGCGGGCGTAGCCATCGGGTACGGGGCCGGGCGAGGCTTGGCTTACCTGATTTTTGAATTGCCGCAACGCAGCCGCTTTCCCGAAACGAAAGATAACCTCGTGGCGATTTCAGCAACGCTGGGCGTCTACGGCCTCACCGAATTGCTTCACGGCTACGGGTTCATTGCGGTTTTTGTCACGGGGCTGGTCTTCAGCAGTTTCGAGAAAGAGCACGAGTACCACAAGTCACTCCACGAATTTTCGCAGCAGGTAGAACGTTTGCTGATGGTCGTCATCCTGATTCTGCTGGGCGGCAGCCTGGCGCGTGGGCTCCTCAACGCCCTCACCTGGCCTGCCGTAGCCCTCGCCGTCGGTTTTCTGTTCGTGATCCGCCCGCTGACGGGCTGGCTGGCGCTACTGGGCACCAACTTGTTTCAGCGCGAACGCATCGCCATCAGCTTTTTTGGCATCCGGGGGGTCGGTTCTTTTTTCTACCTGGCCTTTGCCCTCAGCAAAGCATCGTTCGATCACGAAGACCTCATCTGGTCGACGGTGGGGCTAATCGTCGCCATTTCCGTCATCATCCACGGCATCACGGCCACGCCCGTCATGCGCTTGCTCGACATGAAACGTAACAAGCAGCAGGCGGTGGAACCCGAAGTGGAATCGATTGAGTAACGGAATTAGCTTGGGAACGCGATGGATGCCAGCGACAGCAGGCCGTTGACGATGAAGCTTACCCCGATGGCAAGCACAATGAAGCCCATCATCCGCGCCAGGGCGGCCATCCCGCCTTTGCCCAGGAAGCGGGTCAGTTGCGGCGAAAAGACCAGAATGATGTAGCTCACAAACGCTACCAAAATGATGGACGCCACAATGATGAGCGAATCGAGGTAAGTCCCGGCCCGGCCGTTCATCGAAATGGTGACCGCAATGGCACCGGGTCCCGACAACATGGGCATGGCCATCGGCGTAAACGAGATGTCCTCTTTCTCCATCCCCTCTTGCTCTACCTCCTCCGAAATTTTCTTGCCTTTATGGCCATCCGGGTCTAATAACGCCAGTCCCGACTTCACAATCAGAACGCCGCCCGCCACGCGCAGGTCTTCGATGCGCAAGCCAAAGAAATTCAGGATGAAGGTACCCGCAAAGAAAAAGACGACCAGCACGCCGATCATGTACAGCGCAGACTTGAGGGCCTGCTGCTGCTGATGCTTGCGCTCATAGTTTTGGGTCAGGGCCACAAATACAGGCATGGCCCCGAACGGGTTAACTACCGAGAAAAGGGCGGTGAAAGTCGCCAGAAATAATTCTACCATACGTCAAAAGGCGGCGCAAAGTAGTGAAAAATAGGATGATCAGTCGGACGTGTTGCCATCTTTGTGTGCAGCAGACGACTCCCCGGCCGGAGGCTGCCCGCCGGTCAGGCCCAGTTGAATGGTTTTCTCCCGCGCTTCTTCTTCCTCACGCAATTCTTCCGTCAGCAAGCCCAGCCGCTCGGCTCGCTGCCGCCAGCGTGTCCGCGCCAGTACCTGCATGTCCTGCGTGCTGTCAAACTCATCCATAATTTCGATGCCCAGCAACGTCTCCATTACGTCTTCCATCGTCACGATGCCCGCCATGCCGCCATACGGATCGGTCACCAGGGCAATCTGCTCACGCTCGGCCAGCAGCATTTCGAACAGGCGGGGCAGCGGGGTCTCTTCACCGACCACCATCAGCGAACGCACTACTTCCTTTACGGGCAGCTTGTGCTGGTCTTTGGCCAGTTTGTCCAACACGTCGTGCTTGTGAATAAAGCCGAGCACGTGGTCTTTCTGCTTGTGGTACACCGGGATGCGCGTAAACTTAGGAAAGTTCTCGTCCTGAAACACCTGCTTCAGACTCAGGTTATCCGGATAGGCCACCACCACGGTGCGGGGCGTCATGATGTCTTCCGTTTTGATGGACTTGAACCGAATCAGGTTTTTCAGAATGCGCGATTCGCTTTCTTCGAAAATACCTTCCTGATGGCCCAAATCGGCCATGGCCGAGATCTCGTCACGACTAATGCTGGGTTCTTTTTCTCGGCGCGTCAACAAGCTCGTAATGCCTTTGGCCACAAACACAAACGGCAGCATCAGCGGTACAATGAGGCGCAACATGGTGACGGTAAACGGCGTCAGCGCCTTCCAGTAATTCGCACCCAGGGTCTTGGGAATAATCTCCGACAACACCAGAATCAGCAGCGTCAGCACTACAGAAATCGCGACCGTCGACACCTCGCGAAACACCACGGCCGCCTGCGCGCCCACCCCCGCCGCGCCGATGGTATGGGCGATGGTGTTAAGAGAAAGAATGGCCGACAGGGGACGGTCCACATCGTCTTTCAGGCGACGGAGACGCCCCCCGGTTATGGGATCTTTTTCTTCCAGTGCCAGAATGTACGAGGGCGTGATGCTGAGCAGAACAGCCTCCAGAATGGAACACAGAAAGGAAAAAAGAATGGCAAGAAGTAAATAGAAAAGCAGTAGGGCCATGCCGAACAAAGAGTTGTCTCTTACTTAACGAGTCGCTGCCCGACAGGTTAGGGAAATCAGGATTTCATGTAGTGGACCAGCAACCCGATGAAAGGCGAAAGCAGGCTGACGATCGCGATGAACATCCCCAACCCCAACAGAAGCGACAGGGCAATTTTCAGCCAACCTTTCCAGCCGCGCACCTGCAAAAAACGTTGCGCGGCGTAAATCGCGTACGCGCTTGTCGCCACCATGGAAACGGGGCTGAACAAACGAAACATCTCTCCTGACCCGACCCACAACAAGGGCAACAGCCCGATGCTCAGCAAGTTGGTGTGGCCCATAATGTAGGTATACGCCACAAAATGCTGCAAGTAGCGCGGGCGTTGCTTATGAAACAACCACTTGCTTGACAACGCCAGCACTGGTACATAAAACAAAACGACCATGAACGGAAGGTACTGTTGCATCAGCCGACTCATCCCCTCGGCAATTTTTGCCTGCTCGCGAAGCACTTGATCAGAGACTTCCAAACCCATCAGCCGATTGCCATGCGCCGCGCTGCTCATGATCATTTCTTCCCAATCGATCGTCAGGTTGAGTAATACAGTATAGAGGGTCGCCATCAGGAAGATGTACTTGAACGGCCCGAAGTAGTCTTTGCGTCGTTTCAGATAGGCGTTGATGGGCTCTTCCGGACACACAAACATCGCCCGCACCGTGCCCACCAGGCTGCGCTCCAGGTTAAAGACGCCCGTCAGAAAATCCGCCGCCAGGTCTTTGGCCGAACTTTCGTCTACTTCGTTGTCCTGCGTTTTTGCGACGGTTGGCTCTTCCTGTGACATCTTTCTTCGTACATGACCATGCCGAAAATAAAACTCTTTTGTGAGTTATCGAGGCTGCACCCGAAAAATACCGTGAAAACTTGCCGTAGGCGTTAGGCTTCCTGGAGCATTTCTTTGATCTCGTCTACGTACTGGCGGCTGTTGAACAACCGGGGGACTTTGTGCTGGCCGCCCAGCTTGCCGCGCCGTTTCATCCAATTGTAGAACGTGCCGGGCGGCACGGCATGAACCACCGGCGCGACCAGCGCCAGGTCGTGCGAGCGCTTGGCATCGTAGTCAGAATTGATCTGACGCAAGTGATCGTCGAGGAGGTGGGTGAACTGCGCTAGGTCAGTCGGTTCCTTTTCAAACTCAATGATCCACTCGTGGCCGCCCCGGTTCGAGGTGCCCAGGTAGACGGGCGCGGCCGTGAAGTCCGCCATCACCGCGTCGGTTTGGCGACACGCTTCAGCAATGGCCTGTTCGGCGTTCTCGACGATGACCTCTTCGCCGAAAGCGTTGATAAAATTTTTGGTACGGCCGCTGATGCGAATCCGGTACGGGCTCAGCGACGTGAAGCGAACCGTATCGCCGATCAGGTAACGCCAGAGGCCCGCGTTGGTCGAAATCACCAGCGCATAATTTTTGTGCAGCTCGACCTCGTCGAGGCTGAGCGTGCGGGGATGTTCCCTGCCGAGTTCTTCGGTCGGAATAAATTCATAATACACGCCGTAGTCGAGCAGCAACAGCAGTTGATCGGGCAGGCTGAGGTCGTCCTGAATGCCGAAGAACCCTTCCGAAGCATTGTAAATCTCCATGTAGTGCATCTGCGACGAAGGAATCAGATCGGCGAACAATTGGCGGTAAGGTGTAAAAGACACCGCACCGTGGGCGAACAACTCCAGGTTGGGCCACACTTCCAGGATGTTGCGTTTGCCCGTTAACTCCAGAATGCGTTCGATCAGCACGATGGTCCAGGTCGGCACGCCCGAGAAGCTGGTGACGTTTTCGCCGATGGTTTCGCGGGCCATCCGCTCGATTTTTGGCTCCCAGTCGCTCATCAGGGCGGTTTCGATCGAAGGGGTGCGGATCATCTGTGCCCAGATCGGCAGGTTGTGCATGATGATGGCCGATACGTCGCCGATGCGTGTGCCTTCGGCCAGGTCGTTGTTCTGCAACGATCCGCCGATGGTCAGCCCCTTGCCGCTGAACAGCTTGGTGTCGGGGCGGTTGTGCACATACATCGACAGAAGGTCTTTGCCGCCTTTGTAGTGGCACTCTTCGAGCGATTCGTCCGAGACGGGAATGAATTTGCTGCGGGCGTTGGTGGTACCCGACGATTTGGAAAACCAGCGAATGCGCGAGGGCCACAGCACGTTCTGCTCCCCTCGTAAGACGCGCTCGATCCAGGGACTGAGCTGTTCGTAAGTGGAGATGGGGACGCGTTCCCGGTAGGTTTCGGGGGAATCGATGTCGGCATAGCCGTATTTTTTGCCCCATTCGGTCGGACGGGCTTCTTCGATCAGTTGCCGAAAAACATCGCGTTGCGTTTCGTGGGGGTACTTCCGAAAATGTTCGATTTGCCGGAAGCGTTTTTCCATAAACCAGGTCAGGACCGCGTTGAGTAATTCCATAGGGAGCGTGGCGGAAATCAGGTTCCGAGCCTTATTTACGTAAAGTAGGCCGACAAAGGTATGAAGTTCTGAACTTCTCTTAGATTTTCCGGCGCAACTCAAAATGTTGCCCCAGGTAGGCCCGGCGCACCTGCTCGTCGGCGGCCAGCTCTTCGGCGGTGCCGGCTTTCAGGATGCGTCCCTCGAACATGATGTACGCCCGGTCGGTAATGGAAAGTGTCTCGTTCACGTTGTGGTCCGTAATCAGAATGCCGATGTTCCGGTTTTTCAGCTTGGCCACGATGCCCTGAATTTCTTCCACCGCAATGGGGTCTACGCCCGCAAAAGGCTCGTCCAGCAGCACAAACTTAGGATCGACCGCCAGCGCCCGTGCAATCTCGGTTCGGCGGCGTTCGCCCCCCGACAGCACGCGCCCCAAGTTTTTCCGCACGTGGGTCAGGCTAAACTCTTCCAGCAGGGCTTCCATCTTTTCGCGCTGCACCGCTTTGGGCTGATTGGTCAGCTCCAGTACGCCCAGGATGTTGTCTTCGACCGAAAGGGTACGGAACACCGAGGCTTCTTGCGCCAGGTACCCGATGCCGCGCTTGGCCCGGCGGTACATGGGCTGACTGGTGATGTCCTCCTTATCAAGATAGATCCGGCCGCTGTTGGGTTTGATCAGGCCCACAATCATGTAGAACGAGGTGGTTTTCCCCGCGCCGTTCGGGCCCAGCAGCCCGACAATCTCCCCCTGATTTACTTCGACGGATACCTGGTTGACGACCGTGCGTTTTTTGTACTTCTTAATTAAGGTATCGGCGCGTAGAATCATGGTGTTGTCCGTTTTGGGTTCGGTTCACGAAAGTAGCAAGAATCGTGCGGGAAAGGGCAACAGTCACGGAATAGCGATGGGGTGTTGCTCCGCACGCATGCGCTAGAGCTTCAGGGTTTGTACATGTTGCATCACCGCCTGCACCCGGTGCTCCACCGTCATATCACCCCGGAGTTGCAAAACCGGGCACGGCAAGGCCGACATCCACGTTTCGTGAACCACAAGCGACCGGCCACGAAACGTGCTGTCGTCGTAGCGGGCCGCCCAGGCAATAAACGCTTCGTACTGCCGCCGGCGGACCGGGTCTGTTCTGATGATGTCGCCGTAGCGCTTGTGTTCGCGCGACCGCAGCCGTTCCAACCGAACCGACGGCGGAATCCAGATAAAAACCGCTAGGTCAAAACGCAAAGGCCACTCGGGTCCCCAGCTAACCAGCGAACCGCCCAACACCCAAGCCGCCTGAGCGCTCAGGGCTTCGCGCAACCGGTCATTCCGAACGACGGGGTCGCGGCGAATTGTAAACGGCGGATCAGATTCTTCCCAGTAGTAGGCATCGGCATCGAAGTAAGGACATCCCAACGCTGCCGCCAGTCGATTTCCCAGCGTCGTGACACCCGAACCTGAGGCGCCGAAGATGTGTATTCTCATGGCTATAGACAAGAAAGGTTCTGTTCGTGGTAGAACAGAACCTTTCGGATCATATCATCGGACGCCGGTGGCCCGTTTGGTCTCGTACGTATTAGCCGTTCCGGCCGATGCAATTCAGGTCTTCGAACGCCTGTTTCAGCCGCTTGATCATCGACTTTTCGCCATCGCGCAGCCAAACGCGCGGATCGTAGTATTTTTTGTTCGGGCTGTCGGGGCCTTCGGGGTTCCCGATCTGCGCCTGCAGGTAGCCGCGTTTGCCGGCTTCGTACGCACGAATGCCGTCCCAGAACGCCCACTGCATGTCGGTATCGATGTTCATCTTCACCGCGCCGTACTGAATCGCCTCGCGGATTTCTTCCTGCGTAGAGCCGGAACCACCGTGGAACACGAAGTTGATCGGGTTGGCCGACGTATTGAATTTCTGCTGTACGTAGTCCTGCGAATTTTTCAGGATAACGGGCTTCAGCGAAACGTTACCGGGCTTGTAGACCCCGTGTACGTTCCCAAAGGCAGCGGCGATGGTAAACCGGTCGCTTACTTCTTTCAACTCTTTGTAAGAGTAGGCCACCTCTTCGGGTTGTGTGTAGAGGCGGGCGTTGTCGACGTGCGTGTTGTCCACCCCGTCTTCTTCACCACCGGTGACACCCAGTTCGATTTCGAGCGTGATGCCCAACTGGT encodes:
- the purN gene encoding phosphoribosylglycinamide formyltransferase, with translation MTHLALFCSGSGSNAEKIMAYFENHPDIRVSLLLANRPDAYALERAKRFGVPTVVFDRKTFRETDTILQALSAHKVDLVVLAGFLWLVPAYLIEAYPDRILNIHPALLPRFGGKGMWGMHVHEAVVAGQESETGITIHLVNERYDEGRVLFQATCPVQPTDTPEDIQKRVQVLEHRHFPEVIERYVQELEAAD
- a CDS encoding cation:proton antiporter yields the protein MDAYILILFIIGVAALSMAWLPRILRDSPLSYPMVYLLLGAGLYGLPFDLPIPRLREESILHVTELSVIITLMGTGAKIDRVFSFRQWQVPFRLVSITMLLCIAIVAVIGTYWLGLSLAAAVLLGAVLAPTDPVLADDVQVGPPQEGEEDEVRFSLTAEAGLNDGTAFPFTWLAVLLAGAGSAAAMDWGEWAARDLLYRIVAGVAIGYGAGRGLAYLIFELPQRSRFPETKDNLVAISATLGVYGLTELLHGYGFIAVFVTGLVFSSFEKEHEYHKSLHEFSQQVERLLMVVILILLGGSLARGLLNALTWPAVALAVGFLFVIRPLTGWLALLGTNLFQRERIAISFFGIRGVGSFFYLAFALSKASFDHEDLIWSTVGLIVAISVIIHGITATPVMRLLDMKRNKQQAVEPEVESIE
- a CDS encoding MarC family protein, yielding MVELFLATFTALFSVVNPFGAMPVFVALTQNYERKHQQQQALKSALYMIGVLVVFFFAGTFILNFFGLRIEDLRVAGGVLIVKSGLALLDPDGHKGKKISEEVEQEGMEKEDISFTPMAMPMLSGPGAIAVTISMNGRAGTYLDSLIIVASIILVAFVSYIILVFSPQLTRFLGKGGMAALARMMGFIVLAIGVSFIVNGLLSLASIAFPS
- a CDS encoding CNNM domain-containing protein; the protein is MALLLFYLLLAILFSFLCSILEAVLLSITPSYILALEEKDPITGGRLRRLKDDVDRPLSAILSLNTIAHTIGAAGVGAQAAVVFREVSTVAISVVLTLLILVLSEIIPKTLGANYWKALTPFTVTMLRLIVPLMLPFVFVAKGITSLLTRREKEPSISRDEISAMADLGHQEGIFEESESRILKNLIRFKSIKTEDIMTPRTVVVAYPDNLSLKQVFQDENFPKFTRIPVYHKQKDHVLGFIHKHDVLDKLAKDQHKLPVKEVVRSLMVVGEETPLPRLFEMLLAEREQIALVTDPYGGMAGIVTMEDVMETLLGIEIMDEFDSTQDMQVLARTRWRQRAERLGLLTEELREEEEAREKTIQLGLTGGQPPAGESSAAHKDGNTSD
- a CDS encoding DUF3667 domain-containing protein, which gives rise to MSQEEPTVAKTQDNEVDESSAKDLAADFLTGVFNLERSLVGTVRAMFVCPEEPINAYLKRRKDYFGPFKYIFLMATLYTVLLNLTIDWEEMIMSSAAHGNRLMGLEVSDQVLREQAKIAEGMSRLMQQYLPFMVVLFYVPVLALSSKWLFHKQRPRYLQHFVAYTYIMGHTNLLSIGLLPLLWVGSGEMFRLFSPVSMVATSAYAIYAAQRFLQVRGWKGWLKIALSLLLGLGMFIAIVSLLSPFIGLLVHYMKS
- a CDS encoding GH3 auxin-responsive promoter family protein, translated to MELLNAVLTWFMEKRFRQIEHFRKYPHETQRDVFRQLIEEARPTEWGKKYGYADIDSPETYRERVPISTYEQLSPWIERVLRGEQNVLWPSRIRWFSKSSGTTNARSKFIPVSDESLEECHYKGGKDLLSMYVHNRPDTKLFSGKGLTIGGSLQNNDLAEGTRIGDVSAIIMHNLPIWAQMIRTPSIETALMSDWEPKIERMARETIGENVTSFSGVPTWTIVLIERILELTGKRNILEVWPNLELFAHGAVSFTPYRQLFADLIPSSQMHYMEIYNASEGFFGIQDDLSLPDQLLLLLDYGVYYEFIPTEELGREHPRTLSLDEVELHKNYALVISTNAGLWRYLIGDTVRFTSLSPYRIRISGRTKNFINAFGEEVIVENAEQAIAEACRQTDAVMADFTAAPVYLGTSNRGGHEWIIEFEKEPTDLAQFTHLLDDHLRQINSDYDAKRSHDLALVAPVVHAVPPGTFYNWMKRRGKLGGQHKVPRLFNSRQYVDEIKEMLQEA
- the lptB gene encoding LPS export ABC transporter ATP-binding protein — encoded protein: MILRADTLIKKYKKRTVVNQVSVEVNQGEIVGLLGPNGAGKTTSFYMIVGLIKPNSGRIYLDKEDITSQPMYRRAKRGIGYLAQEASVFRTLSVEDNILGVLELTNQPKAVQREKMEALLEEFSLTHVRKNLGRVLSGGERRRTEIARALAVDPKFVLLDEPFAGVDPIAVEEIQGIVAKLKNRNIGILITDHNVNETLSITDRAYIMFEGRILKAGTAEELAADEQVRRAYLGQHFELRRKI
- a CDS encoding AAA family ATPase; protein product: MRIHIFGASGSGVTTLGNRLAAALGCPYFDADAYYWEESDPPFTIRRDPVVRNDRLREALSAQAAWVLGGSLVSWGPEWPLRFDLAVFIWIPPSVRLERLRSREHKRYGDIIRTDPVRRRQYEAFIAWAARYDDSTFRGRSLVVHETWMSALPCPVLQLRGDMTVEHRVQAVMQHVQTLKL
- the fbaA gene encoding class II fructose-bisphosphate aldolase, whose protein sequence is MSSAKTLFRPGVLAGDEVTELLNYANAHDFAMPAVNVTGTNSINAVLETAREVNSPVIVQFSNGGASFYAGKGLSNDGQKAAILGAISGAKHVHTLAEAYGVTVILHTDHAAKKLLPWIDGLLDASEKHYEKNGKALFSSHMLDLSEEPLEENVAVCKTYLQRMDQLGITLEIELGVTGGEEDGVDNTHVDNARLYTQPEEVAYSYKELKEVSDRFTIAAAFGNVHGVYKPGNVSLKPVILKNSQDYVQQKFNTSANPINFVFHGGSGSTQEEIREAIQYGAVKMNIDTDMQWAFWDGIRAYEAGKRGYLQAQIGNPEGPDSPNKKYYDPRVWLRDGEKSMIKRLKQAFEDLNCIGRNG